Proteins encoded by one window of Mustela erminea isolate mMusErm1 chromosome 7, mMusErm1.Pri, whole genome shotgun sequence:
- the FERMT1 gene encoding fermitin family homolog 1 yields MMLSSSDFASASWELIVRVDHPNEEKPKEVTLRVSGDLHVGGLMLKLVEQINVAQDWSDFALWWEQKHCWLLKTHWTLDKCGVQADAKLLFTPQHKMLRLRLPNAKTVRLRVSFSAVVFKAVSDICKILNIRRSEELSLLKPSGDYFKKKKKKDKSNREPIIEDILNLEGSPTTSGPPVSPGLYSKTMTPTYDPISGTPASSTMTWFSDSPLTEQNCSILAFSQPPQSPEALADMYQPRSLVDKARLNAGWLDSSRSLMEQGIQEDEQLLLRFKYYTFFDLNPKYDAVRINQLYEQARWAILLEEIDCTEEEMLIFAALQYHISKLSLSADTQDFANESEVDEVEAALSNLEVTLEGGKADNALEDITDIPKLADHLKLFRPKKLILKAFKQYWFIFKDTSIAYFKNKELEQGEPVEKLNLRGCEVVPDVNVAGRKFGIKLLIPVADGMNEVYLRCDHENQYAQWMAACILASKGKTMADSSYQPEVLNILSFLRMKNRNSASQVASNTETMEMNPESFVSPRCAKKHKSKQLAARILEAHQNVAQMPLVEAKLRFIQAWQSLPEFGLTYYLVRFKGSKKDDILGVSYNRLIRIDAATGIPMTTWRFTNMKQWNVNWEIRQVAIEFDQNVSIAFTCLSADCKIVHEYIGGYIFLSTRSKDQNETLDEDLFHKLTGGQE; encoded by the exons ATGATGCTCTCATCCAGCGACTTTGCATCTGCTTCTTGGGAGCTCATCGTCAGAGTTGACCATCCAAACGAGGAGAAGCCCAAAGAGGTCACACTGAGAGTGTCTGGAGACCTGCATGTTGGGGGGTTGATGCTCAAGTTAGTAGAACAGATCA ACGTAGCCCAAGACTGGTCAGACTTTGCCCTCTGGTGGGAACAGAAACATTGCTGGCTTCTGAAAACACACTGGACTCTGGACAAATGTGGGGTCCAGGCAGACGCAAAGCTTCTCTTCACCCCTCAGCACAAAATGCTTCGCCTCCGCCTGCCAAACGCAAAGACAGTGAGGTTGCGAGTCAGCTTCTCGGCTGTAGTTTTTAAAGCTGTCAGTGATATCTGCAAAATCCTGA ataTCAGAAGATCAGAAGAACTTTCCTTGTTAAAGCCATCTGgtgactattttaaaaagaagaaaaaaaaagacaaaagtaacagGGAGCCCATAATTGAAGATATTTTGAACCTGGAGGGTTCTCCAACGACTTCAGGTCCACCGG TAAGTCCTGGTTTATACAGTAAAACCATGACTCCCACGTACGACCCCATCAGTGGAACGCCCGCATCCTCCACCATGACTTGGTTCAGCGACAGCCCTTTGACAGAACAAAACTGCAGCATCCTGGCATTCAGCCAACCCCCCCAGTCACCAGAAGCACTGGCAGATATGTACCAGCCTCGGTCTCTGGTTGACAAAGCCAGGCTTAACGCAGG TTGGCTGGACTCCTCACGTTCCCTTATGGAGCAAGGCATCCAGGAGGATGAGCAGCTGCTGTTACGATTTAAATACTACACTTTCTTTGACTTGAATCCCAAA TACGACGCTGTCCGAATCAACCAACTCTATGAACAAGCCAGGTGGGCCATCCTCTTGGAAGAAATTGACTGCACGGAAGAAGAAATGTTGATCTTTGCAGCACTGCAA TATCACATTAGCAAACTCTCGCTGTCAGCTGACACACAGGATTTTGCAAATGAGTCTGAGGTCGACGAAGTAGAAGCTGCACTCTCTAATTTGGAAGTGACCCTAGAAGGTGGAAAAGCAGACAACGCTTTG GAGGACATTACTGATATCCCTAAACTTGCAGATCATCTCAAATTATTTAG GCCCAAGAAGCTGATCTTAAAGGCTTTCAAACAATATTGGTTCATCTTTAAAGACACATCTAtcgcctactttaaaaataaggaacttGAGCAAGGAGAACCAGTAGAAAAACTAAATCTTAGAG GCTGTGAAGTTGTGCCAGACGTCAATGTAGCAGGGAGAAAATTTGGAATCAAGTTACTAATTCCTGTTGCCGATGGTATGAATGAAGTGTATCTGAGATGTGACCat GAGAACCAGTATGCCCAATGGATGGCTGCCTGCATCCTGGCATCAAAGGGCAAAACCATGGCAGACAGCTCCTACCAGCCAGAGGTCCTCAACATCCTTTCATTCCTGAGAATGAAAAATCGGAACTCGGCATCTCAGGTGGCTTCCAATACCGAAACCATGGAAATGAACCCTGAAAGTTTTGTGTCACCTCGGTGTGCAAAAAAACACAAGTCAAAGCAG CTGGCAGCCCGGATTCTAGAAGCCCACCAGAACGTGGCCCAGATGCCGCTGGTCGAAGCCAAGCTGCGGTTCATCCAGGCGTGGCAGTCTCTGCCGGAATTTGGCCTCACCTACTACCTTGTCAG atttaaaggaagcaagaaagatGATATCCTGGGAGTTTCATATAACAGGCTGATTAGAATTGATGCAGCCACTGGGATTCCAATGACAACATGGAGATTCACAAATATGAAACAGTGGAACGTAAACTGGGAAATCCGGCAG